Proteins found in one Sorghum bicolor cultivar BTx623 chromosome 1, Sorghum_bicolor_NCBIv3, whole genome shotgun sequence genomic segment:
- the LOC8054332 gene encoding long chain base biosynthesis protein 1a, translating to MDMALPVVNATAAVLARVSAAFNAPLARAVVFGVHIDGHLVVEGLLIAVIVFQLSRKSYKPPKKPLTEKEIDELCDEWEPEPLCPPIKEGARIDTPMLESAAGPHTIVDGKEVVNFASANYLGLIGNEKIIDSCIGSLEKYGVGSCGPRGFYGTIDVHLDCESKIANFLGTPDSILYSYGISTIFSVIPAFCKKGDIIVADEGVHWAVQNGLHLSRSTVVYFKHNDMASLASTLEKLTHGNKRAEKIRRYIVVESIYQNSGQIAPLDEIVRLKEKYRFRVILEESHSFGVLGKSGRGLAEHYGVPIEKIDIITAGMGNALATDGGFCTGSVRVVDHQRLSSSGYVFSASLPPYLASAAVSAVNYLEENPSVLANLRSNIALLHKELSDTPGLEISSHVLSPIVFLKLKKSTGSPTTDLDLLETIADKVLKEDSVFIVTSKKSNLDRCKLPLGIRLFVSAGHTESDISRLSSSLKRVSASVLSDYF from the exons ATGGACATGGCATTGCCCGTTGTGAATGCCACAGCGGCAGTGCTCGCCCGTGTCTCGGCTGCATTCAATGCCCCCCTTGCCCGTGCAGTCGTCTTTGGGGTCCATATTGATG GGCACTTGGTCGTAGAAGGACTGCTTATTGCAGTCATAGTGTTTCAGCTCTCCAGGAAGAGctacaaaccaccaaagaaaccACTCACTGAAAAG GAGATTGATGAGCTATGTGATGAGTGGGAGCCAGAGCCGCTATGCCCTCCAATCAAGGAGGGGGCCAGAATAGATACTCCAATGTTGGAAAG TGCCGCTGGACCACATACGATTGTTGATGGTAAAGAAGTTGTGAACTTTGCATCAGCAAACTACCTTGGTTTAATTGGCAACGAAAAGATTATT GATTCTTGCATTGGTTCACTGGAGAAATATGGTGTTGGGTCTTGTGGTCCACGTGGCTTCTATGGAACAATTG ATGTCCATCTTGACTGTGAGTCAAAAATAGCTAATTTCCTGGGGACTCCAGACTCCATTCTGTATTCATATGGGATTTCTACAATATTCAGTGTGATACCTGCCTTCTGTAAGAAAGGAGATATCATAGTCGC TGATGAGGGTGTTCACTGGGCAGTGCAAAATGGTCTCCATCTATCAAGAAGCACTGTGGTGTACTTCAAGCACAATGATATGGCTTCACTTGCAAGCACTTTGGAAAAACTTACTCATGGAAATAAACGTGCTGAAAAGATTAGACGCTACATTGTTGTAGAATCCATTTACCAG AATTCTGGCCAAATTGCCCCCTTGGATGAGATTGTCAGGTTGAAGGAGAAATATCGTTTCCGTGTTATTCTGGAGGAGAGCCATTCTTTTGGGGTGCTTGGCAAGTCTGGGCGTGGCCTTGCTGAACATTATGGAGTTCCT ATTGAAAAAATTGATATCATCACTGCTGGAATGGGAAATGCATTAGCTACTGATGGTGGTTTTTGTACAGGAAGTGTCAGAGTTGTTGATCATCAG CGTCTAAGCAGCTCTGGGTATGTTTTCTCTGCATCTCTGCCACCTTATCTTGCCAGCGCTGCTGTTTCTGCTGTCAACTACCTGGAGGAGAATCCCTCAGTTCTTGCAAACCTAAGGAGCAATATTGCTCTTTTGCATAAAG AACTATCAGATACTCCAGGGCTTGAAATTTCCAGCCATGTTCTGTCACCTATCGTCTTCCTTAAGCTGAAGAAATCAACTGGCTCTCCTACCACTGATCTAGATCTTCTTGAAACTATTGCTGACAAG GTCTTGAAGGAAGATTCAGTTTTCATTGTGACATCAAAGAAGTCAAATCTGGATAGGTGCAAACTTCCCCTTGGAATCCGCCTGTTTGTATCAGCTGGACATACTGAATCAGACATCTCCAGGCTTTCCTCATCCTTGAAGAGGGTTTCTGCATCAGTTCTTTCAGACTACTTTTGA